In one window of Lynx canadensis isolate LIC74 chromosome A3, mLynCan4.pri.v2, whole genome shotgun sequence DNA:
- the PI3 gene encoding elafin, whose amino-acid sequence MRPSSFLVLAVFLILGTLAAQAAVIGQGTDKGRVLVKGQDPVRGQDPVKTKDLLKVPVSTKPGSCPNILMRCAMMNPPNRCLRDTECPGAKKCCQGPCGLACLDPQ is encoded by the exons ATGAGGCCCAGCAGCTTCTTGGTCCTGGCGGTGTTCCTTATCCTTGGGACTCTGGCAGCACAGGCGGCTGTCATAG GGCAAGGCACAGACAAAGGTCGTGTTCTGGTCAAAGGACAAGATCCGGTTAGAGGTCAAGATCCAGTCAAAACCAAAGATCTGCTCAAAGTTCCAGTGTCCACTAAGCCTGGCTCCTGCCCCAACATTCTGATGCGGTGCGCCATGATGAACCCCCCTAACCGCTGTTTGAGGGATACCGAGTGCCCCGGGGCCAAGAAGTGCTGTCAGGGCCCTTGTGGGCTGGCCTGCTTGGATCCCCAGTGA